In bacterium, one genomic interval encodes:
- the arcC gene encoding carbamate kinase has protein sequence MNSKQSKSRTAVIALGGNAITLPGQEDTIANQFANTRSSLDGIIELARDGYHLVVTHGNGPQVGNCLLRVELARGKAPILPLGVLVADTEGGMGYMIEQSLQNRLKLEGINRPVVTIITQMLVDEHDPAVKNPTKYIGQFYTEEDAKIFSETRDWQMKQDGNRGWRRVVPSPMPQTAIEAGTIKTLVDSGTIVIAGGGGGIPVFIDKRGLLEGMDAVIDKDLGSAVLAKEIGAGILSILTSVDNVAINFNKPDQKILEHVKLSELKKYYADGHFPAGSMGPKILAAIKFIEDGGEMVTITSFRNARKAVVGEAGTRIVPD, from the coding sequence GTGAACTCGAAGCAATCGAAAAGCAGGACTGCTGTCATCGCGCTGGGCGGCAACGCGATCACCTTACCGGGCCAGGAAGATACCATCGCCAATCAGTTCGCCAACACGCGATCATCCCTTGATGGGATAATCGAGTTGGCGCGTGACGGTTACCATCTTGTCGTGACTCACGGCAATGGACCACAGGTCGGCAACTGTCTCTTGAGAGTTGAACTGGCCAGAGGCAAAGCGCCTATCCTTCCGCTGGGTGTGCTGGTGGCAGACACCGAAGGGGGGATGGGGTATATGATCGAGCAGTCGTTGCAGAATCGACTGAAACTCGAGGGGATCAACCGTCCCGTGGTCACTATCATCACCCAGATGTTGGTGGATGAACATGACCCGGCGGTTAAGAACCCCACTAAGTACATTGGCCAGTTTTACACCGAAGAGGACGCTAAAATATTCTCTGAGACGCGCGACTGGCAGATGAAGCAGGATGGAAATCGCGGCTGGCGCCGAGTGGTGCCGTCACCGATGCCGCAGACCGCGATTGAGGCGGGAACGATCAAGACGCTTGTCGACAGCGGCACCATAGTCATCGCCGGAGGCGGTGGTGGCATTCCGGTTTTCATCGACAAACGCGGGCTGCTCGAAGGTATGGATGCGGTGATCGACAAAGACCTTGGCTCGGCTGTACTCGCGAAAGAGATCGGAGCAGGTATATTGTCGATCCTTACCTCGGTGGACAATGTCGCGATCAATTTCAACAAACCGGACCAGAAGATACTGGAGCATGTAAAGCTCTCGGAGTTGAAGAAATATTACGCCGATGGTCACTTCCCGGCCGGTTCAATGGGGCCGAAGATACTTGCCGCTATCAAGTTCATTGAAGATGGCGGCGAGATGGTGACTATCACCTCGTTCCGCAATGCCCGCAAGGCAGTTGTCGGCGAGGCAGGAACACGGATCGTACCAGATTGA
- a CDS encoding GTPase: protein MLTKKRKIIIMGAAGRDFHNFNTLYRDNDSVEVVAFTATQIPDIDGRRYPAALAGKLYPKGIPIHDEKELLGLVKKHGIDEVIFSYSDVSYQYVMEKAAYVMATGARFALEGGRPTMIKSSKPVVAVCAIRTGSGKSQTTRRVAEVLQAMGKKVVAIRHPMPYGDLAAQACQRFASLKDLDKHKCTIEEREEYEPHIVNGVTVYAGVDYEQIIRKAEKEADVVLWDGGNNDMPFYVPDFHITVVDPHRPGHETSYYPGQNNLLMADCILINKIDSAEPENVSYLRETIRKYNPDAIVIDGASPIEVDKPELIRGKRVLVVEDGPTLTHGEMTYGAGVVAAEKYGASELVDPRPFTVQSISDTFTKYPNIGTLLPAMGYGDKQVKDLETTINRSKCDLVLIATPIDLSRLVKINKPTARVFYSLQEIGTPNLETVLSQKFGFKTKKAGAKGKKR from the coding sequence ATGCTGACGAAAAAGAGAAAGATCATCATCATGGGAGCCGCCGGACGCGACTTCCATAACTTCAACACGCTCTACCGAGATAATGACTCGGTTGAGGTCGTTGCTTTCACCGCGACCCAGATCCCGGATATCGACGGGCGCCGCTACCCGGCGGCACTCGCCGGAAAGCTCTATCCCAAGGGAATCCCGATCCACGACGAAAAGGAACTGCTTGGGCTGGTGAAGAAGCATGGAATTGACGAGGTCATTTTCTCGTATTCCGATGTTTCCTATCAGTATGTCATGGAGAAAGCCGCGTATGTGATGGCGACCGGCGCTCGGTTTGCGCTCGAAGGTGGCCGTCCGACAATGATCAAATCCTCCAAGCCGGTGGTGGCGGTCTGCGCCATTCGTACCGGTTCCGGCAAATCGCAGACCACTCGCAGGGTGGCAGAAGTATTGCAGGCGATGGGCAAGAAGGTCGTGGCGATCCGCCACCCCATGCCGTACGGTGACCTGGCGGCTCAGGCGTGCCAGCGGTTTGCCTCGCTTAAGGATCTTGATAAGCACAAATGCACGATCGAAGAGCGCGAAGAGTACGAACCGCATATCGTCAATGGTGTCACGGTATATGCCGGTGTTGATTACGAGCAGATCATTCGCAAAGCTGAAAAAGAAGCCGACGTGGTCCTCTGGGATGGCGGCAACAACGATATGCCGTTTTATGTCCCGGATTTTCACATCACCGTGGTTGATCCGCATCGCCCCGGCCATGAGACCAGCTATTATCCCGGTCAGAACAATCTGCTGATGGCTGACTGTATTCTCATTAACAAGATCGATTCTGCCGAGCCGGAGAATGTCTCCTATCTTCGCGAGACGATCCGCAAATACAATCCGGATGCGATCGTTATCGATGGCGCCTCGCCGATCGAAGTCGACAAGCCAGAGCTGATCCGTGGCAAGCGAGTGTTGGTGGTCGAGGATGGCCCGACCCTGACACACGGTGAAATGACCTACGGCGCCGGCGTCGTGGCGGCCGAGAAGTACGGCGCTTCAGAACTGGTCGACCCACGGCCGTTCACGGTGCAGTCGATCTCTGATACGTTTACGAAGTATCCGAATATCGGGACACTGCTTCCGGCGATGGGTTATGGTGACAAGCAGGTCAAAGATCTGGAGACGACGATCAATCGTTCCAAGTGCGACCTGGTGTTGATCGCCACGCCGATCGATCTGAGCCGTCTGGTGAAGATCAATAAGCCGACAGCCCGCGTTTTCTACAGTCTGCAGGAGATCGGTACGCCGAATCTTGAGACCGTACTCAGCCAGAAATTCGGGTTCAAGACGAAAAAGGCCGGCGCGAAAGGGAAAAAGCGCTAA
- a CDS encoding aldehyde dehydrogenase family protein, with translation MSSVTVYKNYINGAWVASSSGQTFENLNPANHDDVIGIFQKSTPADVKAAVDAASEAYKKWRLVPAPKRGEILYRVAARLTANKEQYSRDMTREMGKILIETRGDVQEAIDMTYYMAGEGRRLFGMTTPSELPNKFNMTVRQPVGVCGFITPWNFPMAIPSWKMMPALICGNTIVIKPATDTPMSVVNLMKACEEEGVPPGVVNMVTGPGGSVGDALMNDDRVRIVSFTGSTEIGRKVSVACAPKFKHLCLEMGGKNVIIIMEDADLSLAAEGVLWGAFGTSGQRCTATSRVIMHKDIAAKFTAMLVEKAKGIKVGNGLEDSVQMGPVVNQSQLETVLKYVEIGKADGAKLECGGNRLTGGAYDKGYFVQPTVFSGVTRNMRIWKEEIFGPVLGMGTFSTFEEAIELANDTPYGLSASIYTRDVNKAYVAMRDVYTGIFYVNAPTIGAETHLPFGGTKETGNGHREAATAALDVFSEWKSIYVDFSGTIQRAQIDNAD, from the coding sequence ATGAGCAGCGTCACTGTTTACAAGAATTACATTAACGGCGCCTGGGTTGCTTCATCTTCCGGGCAAACATTTGAGAATCTCAATCCTGCCAATCATGATGACGTGATCGGCATTTTCCAGAAATCAACTCCCGCCGATGTTAAGGCGGCGGTAGATGCCGCATCAGAGGCTTACAAGAAATGGCGTCTGGTCCCCGCGCCGAAGCGCGGTGAGATATTGTATCGTGTGGCTGCACGGCTGACAGCCAACAAAGAACAATACTCCCGCGATATGACCCGCGAGATGGGGAAGATCCTGATCGAAACTCGCGGCGATGTTCAGGAAGCGATTGACATGACCTATTACATGGCGGGCGAAGGCCGTCGCCTGTTCGGCATGACGACTCCCTCGGAGCTTCCTAATAAGTTTAACATGACGGTCCGCCAGCCTGTGGGCGTCTGCGGCTTCATTACGCCGTGGAATTTCCCCATGGCGATTCCGTCCTGGAAGATGATGCCCGCTCTGATTTGCGGTAATACCATCGTCATCAAACCGGCAACTGATACGCCAATGTCGGTTGTCAATCTGATGAAGGCGTGTGAGGAAGAAGGAGTGCCGCCTGGTGTCGTCAACATGGTCACTGGTCCGGGTGGGTCGGTCGGCGATGCGTTGATGAACGACGATAGGGTGCGGATCGTCTCCTTTACCGGTTCGACCGAGATCGGTCGCAAAGTCTCCGTGGCGTGTGCGCCGAAATTCAAGCATCTCTGTCTGGAGATGGGCGGTAAAAACGTCATCATCATCATGGAAGATGCCGATCTCAGCCTGGCGGCTGAAGGCGTTCTGTGGGGTGCGTTTGGTACTTCCGGCCAGCGTTGCACTGCGACCAGCCGTGTCATCATGCATAAGGACATTGCGGCCAAATTCACTGCCATGTTGGTTGAAAAAGCCAAGGGGATCAAAGTTGGAAATGGCCTCGAGGATTCCGTTCAGATGGGTCCGGTGGTTAACCAGTCTCAGCTAGAGACTGTGCTGAAATATGTAGAGATCGGCAAAGCGGATGGCGCCAAGCTGGAATGTGGCGGCAATCGCCTTACGGGCGGCGCGTATGACAAAGGGTACTTTGTCCAGCCGACCGTTTTCTCAGGGGTGACTCGCAATATGCGGATCTGGAAAGAAGAGATCTTCGGGCCGGTGCTCGGTATGGGTACGTTCAGCACATTTGAAGAAGCGATCGAATTGGCCAATGATACGCCGTATGGCTTGTCGGCCTCGATCTATACTCGCGATGTCAACAAAGCCTACGTGGCCATGCGCGATGTCTATACCGGGATCTTCTATGTCAACGCCCCGACGATCGGCGCCGAGACACACCTGCCGTTTGGTGGGACAAAGGAGACGGGTAACGGTCATCGTGAAGCGGCGACTGCGGCGCTCGATGTCTTTTCCGAGTGGAAGTCGATCTATGTTGATTTCTCCGGAACGATCCAGCGTGCACAGATCGACAACGCGGACTGA
- a CDS encoding DNA-3-methyladenine glycosylase 2 family protein yields MPKQHTPTYTEAERSLASTDPVMKLLIEQHGPGLVRTMPHGFASMTRIIVGQQLSTIVAARIYERLQELTRGKITPGEIAKLTDSQLRSVGLSQAKTNSVRDLAAKVSGRVVSFKRIESMCDDDVSEHLVQVKGIGPWSAQMYLMFVLGRSDIFAAGDKGIQTAVMRLYGKRNLQRLDKFAVRWKPYRTVACLYLWRSLANEPVAKAT; encoded by the coding sequence ATGCCGAAACAACACACCCCGACCTATACTGAGGCGGAGAGATCTCTCGCCTCAACAGACCCGGTCATGAAACTGCTGATCGAGCAACACGGCCCCGGCCTGGTCAGGACCATGCCTCACGGATTCGCCTCAATGACCCGGATCATTGTCGGTCAACAGCTCTCAACGATTGTGGCGGCGCGGATCTACGAGCGGTTGCAGGAATTGACGAGAGGGAAAATTACTCCCGGTGAGATCGCAAAGTTAACGGACAGTCAACTTCGATCGGTTGGGCTTTCACAGGCGAAAACCAACTCGGTCCGCGACCTGGCGGCGAAAGTCAGTGGACGGGTGGTATCGTTCAAGCGAATAGAATCGATGTGCGATGATGACGTGTCCGAACACCTGGTGCAGGTGAAGGGAATAGGTCCGTGGTCAGCGCAAATGTACTTGATGTTTGTTTTGGGAAGATCGGATATCTTCGCGGCCGGAGATAAGGGGATTCAGACCGCGGTTATGCGGTTGTACGGGAAACGAAATCTCCAACGGCTTGATAAGTTTGCGGTCAGGTGGAAACCGTATCGGACGGTGGCCTGTCTGTATCTCTGGCGATCGCTGGCCAACGAACCAGTGGCTAAAGCGACTTGA
- the tgt gene encoding tRNA guanosine(34) transglycosylase Tgt codes for MDKNAIHEVVTTDGSARRGVLHTAHGDVQTPVFMPVGTSASVKALTSEDLDSIGAEIILGNTYHLYLRPGTDIIEQMGGLAKFNGWNKPTLTDSGGFQVFSLRDIAKISDEGVEFQSHIDGSRHFFSPEKVMQIEHAIGPDIIMAFDQCVPFPADHDLAELGVRRTFDWAKRCKDEHQDLLARSGRQISLFGIVQGSVYRDLRTVSAEQIVSLDFPGNAIGGLSVGESKQEMEEMLAHTIQYLPGDKPRYLMGVGYPEDILMAVSYGVDMFDCVLPTRNARTGNVFTSEGQIVYRNAEFARDESPLDPYCDCKVCKRYSRAYIRHLYNQREITGFVLATYHNSYFLQNLMRGIRKAIEEHRFDTFRREFFDRYKIAERAISAAESMANKQNQHNYRKNRHRPENEF; via the coding sequence TTGGATAAGAACGCCATTCACGAAGTCGTCACTACCGATGGCTCAGCTCGTCGCGGAGTCTTGCACACCGCACATGGGGATGTGCAGACGCCGGTTTTCATGCCGGTTGGGACCTCGGCCTCGGTCAAGGCCTTGACCTCCGAGGATCTTGATTCAATTGGTGCTGAGATCATTCTGGGAAATACCTATCATCTCTATCTGCGCCCGGGAACAGATATCATCGAACAGATGGGAGGGTTGGCCAAATTCAATGGTTGGAATAAGCCGACCTTGACCGACTCCGGTGGCTTTCAGGTCTTTTCGCTGCGAGATATAGCCAAGATCAGCGACGAAGGGGTGGAGTTCCAATCGCACATTGACGGTTCACGCCATTTCTTTTCACCCGAGAAGGTGATGCAGATCGAGCATGCGATCGGGCCGGATATCATCATGGCGTTCGACCAGTGTGTTCCGTTCCCGGCTGATCATGATCTGGCGGAGCTAGGGGTTCGCCGGACGTTTGATTGGGCGAAGCGATGCAAAGACGAACATCAGGATCTGCTTGCCAGATCAGGACGGCAGATCAGCCTTTTCGGAATAGTGCAGGGGTCGGTTTATAGGGATCTTCGAACTGTCTCGGCCGAACAGATTGTCAGTCTTGATTTCCCCGGCAATGCTATCGGCGGTTTGTCAGTGGGGGAGAGCAAGCAGGAGATGGAAGAGATGCTGGCGCACACGATCCAGTATCTTCCGGGAGACAAGCCTCGCTACTTGATGGGAGTTGGGTATCCTGAAGATATCCTGATGGCGGTGTCGTACGGGGTGGACATGTTTGATTGTGTCCTTCCGACCAGAAATGCCCGGACCGGGAATGTGTTTACCTCGGAAGGGCAGATCGTCTATCGAAACGCTGAATTTGCCAGGGATGAGTCACCGCTCGATCCATACTGCGACTGCAAGGTCTGTAAGCGATATAGTCGCGCCTATATCCGCCATCTGTACAATCAGCGGGAGATCACTGGATTCGTGCTGGCGACCTATCACAACAGCTACTTCCTGCAAAACCTGATGCGCGGTATACGGAAAGCGATCGAAGAGCATCGGTTCGATACGTTCCGACGCGAATTCTTCGATCGCTACAAGATCGCAGAGCGGGCGATATCAGCTGCTGAATCGATGGCGAATAAGCAGAATCAGCACAATTACCGCAAAAACCGCCATCGACCCGAAAATGAATTCTGA